Proteins encoded within one genomic window of Bacillus thuringiensis:
- the dnaE gene encoding DNA polymerase III subunit alpha: protein MKFVHLQCQTVFSLLKSACKIDELVVRAKELGYSSLAITDENVMYGVIPFYKACKKHGIQPIIGLTASIFSEEEEKSYPLVLLAENEIGYQNLLKISSSIMTKSKEGIPKKWLAHYAKGLIAISPGKDGEIEQLLLEDKENQAEEVARAYQNMFGNFYMSLQHHAIQDELLLQEKLPEFMSRINVPVVATNDVRYINQSDALVHECLLSVESGTKMTDPDRPRLKTDQYYLKSSDEMEALFSHVEEAIYNTVEIAERCRVEIPFHVNQLPKFPVPSNETNDMYLRRVCEEGLQKRYGTPKEVHIKRLNHELNVISSMGFSDYFLIVWDFMKYAHENHILTGPGRGSAAGSLVSYVLEITDIDPIEYDLLFERFLNPERVTLPDIDIDFPDIRRDEMIRYVKDKYGQLRVAQIVTFGTLAAKAAIRDIARVMGLPPRDIDIFSKLIPSKLGITLKDAYEESQSLREFIQGNLLHERVFEIAKRVEGLPRHTSIHAAGVIMSQEPLTGSVAIQEGHNDVYVTQYPADALEELGLLKMDFLGLRNLTLLENIIKFIVKKTGTQIEIRNLPLQDEKTFQLLGRGDTTGVFQLESGGMRNVLRGLKPNEFEDIVAVNSLYRPGPMEQIPTFIESKHGKRKIEYLHPDLKPILERTYGVIVYQEQIMQIASKLAGFSLGEADLLRRAVSKKNRDILDQERKHFVQGCLQNGYDETSAEKIYDLIVRFANYGFNRSHAVAYSMIGYQLAYLKANYTLEFMTALLSSAIGNEDKIVQYIRETKRKGFHVLPPSLQRSGYNFQIEGNAIRYSLLSIRNIGMATVTALLEEREKKMFEDLFEFCLRMPSKFVTERNLEAFVWSGCFDDFGVSRTNLWKSLKGALEYANLARDLGDAVPKSKYVQGEELSFIEQLNKEKEALGFYLSSYPTAQYEKLAKELEIPSLAQAMRHKKKVQRAIVYITSVRVIRTKKLQKMAFITFCDQNDEMEAVLFPETYIHFSDKLQEGAIVLVNGMIELRNHKLQWIVNGLYPLEEMNVYEEKKDASVYVKLPSQYEKKLLNQVTKILFDYSGFAKVLIYYEKEHKMVQLSRSLSIHPSEECLGALREIVGEENVVVKI, encoded by the coding sequence GTGAAGTTTGTGCATTTACAATGTCAAACCGTTTTTAGTTTATTAAAAAGTGCTTGTAAAATTGATGAGCTTGTAGTCAGGGCGAAAGAGCTCGGTTATTCATCGCTAGCTATTACGGATGAAAATGTTATGTATGGCGTTATTCCGTTTTATAAAGCATGTAAGAAACATGGTATACAGCCTATTATCGGCTTAACAGCTTCTATTTTTAGTGAAGAAGAAGAAAAGTCTTATCCGCTTGTCTTACTCGCTGAAAATGAAATAGGTTATCAAAATTTATTAAAGATTTCTAGTAGTATTATGACGAAGTCAAAAGAAGGTATTCCGAAAAAGTGGCTTGCGCATTATGCGAAAGGTTTAATTGCAATTTCACCAGGTAAAGATGGGGAAATTGAACAATTATTATTAGAAGACAAAGAAAATCAGGCTGAAGAAGTAGCTCGCGCATATCAAAATATGTTCGGCAATTTTTATATGAGTTTGCAGCATCATGCGATTCAAGATGAACTGCTTCTGCAAGAGAAATTACCTGAATTTATGAGTAGGATAAATGTTCCAGTCGTTGCAACAAACGATGTACGCTACATTAATCAAAGTGACGCACTTGTTCATGAATGTTTATTATCTGTTGAAAGTGGAACGAAAATGACAGATCCAGATAGACCGAGGCTGAAAACAGATCAATATTATTTAAAATCATCAGATGAAATGGAAGCTCTATTTTCTCACGTAGAAGAAGCGATTTATAACACAGTAGAAATTGCAGAACGTTGCAGAGTAGAAATACCGTTTCATGTAAATCAATTACCGAAATTCCCTGTTCCATCTAACGAGACGAATGATATGTATTTACGCCGCGTTTGTGAAGAAGGGTTGCAGAAACGTTATGGTACGCCGAAAGAAGTACATATAAAGCGTTTGAATCATGAATTAAACGTAATTTCTAGTATGGGATTTAGTGATTATTTCCTCATCGTATGGGATTTTATGAAGTATGCGCATGAAAATCATATTTTAACAGGACCAGGCCGTGGATCGGCAGCTGGCTCACTCGTTTCTTATGTATTAGAAATTACAGATATAGATCCAATTGAATACGATCTATTATTTGAAAGATTTTTAAACCCAGAACGTGTGACACTTCCAGATATTGATATCGATTTTCCGGATATAAGACGTGATGAGATGATTCGATATGTGAAAGATAAATATGGTCAGCTTCGTGTTGCGCAAATTGTAACGTTTGGGACGCTTGCAGCGAAAGCGGCAATTAGAGATATTGCGCGTGTAATGGGGCTTCCGCCGCGAGATATTGACATATTCTCAAAACTTATCCCATCAAAGCTTGGTATAACGTTAAAAGATGCATATGAGGAATCGCAATCACTCCGTGAGTTTATACAAGGGAATCTTCTGCATGAGCGTGTATTTGAAATTGCAAAACGTGTAGAAGGCTTACCACGTCATACGTCTATTCATGCGGCCGGTGTTATTATGAGCCAAGAGCCGTTAACCGGAAGTGTTGCAATTCAAGAAGGGCATAACGATGTGTATGTTACACAATACCCAGCTGATGCATTAGAAGAACTTGGATTGCTCAAGATGGATTTTTTAGGCTTACGTAATTTAACGTTGCTTGAAAATATTATAAAGTTTATCGTGAAAAAGACGGGGACACAAATTGAGATAAGAAATTTACCCCTTCAAGATGAAAAGACGTTCCAATTGTTAGGTAGAGGGGACACAACAGGTGTATTCCAGCTTGAATCAGGTGGTATGCGAAATGTACTTCGCGGGTTAAAACCGAATGAATTTGAAGATATTGTCGCTGTTAACTCGTTATATAGACCAGGACCGATGGAACAAATTCCGACCTTTATTGAATCAAAGCACGGAAAAAGAAAAATTGAATATTTACATCCGGACTTAAAGCCGATTTTAGAAAGAACATACGGTGTAATTGTATACCAAGAACAAATTATGCAAATTGCGTCGAAGTTGGCGGGATTCTCGCTTGGAGAAGCAGATTTATTACGCCGTGCAGTGAGTAAAAAAAATCGTGATATTTTAGATCAGGAACGTAAGCATTTTGTGCAAGGTTGTTTACAAAATGGTTATGACGAGACATCCGCAGAGAAAATTTATGATTTGATTGTAAGATTTGCGAATTACGGTTTTAACCGAAGTCACGCTGTAGCCTACAGTATGATTGGGTATCAGCTTGCCTACTTAAAAGCGAATTATACGCTGGAATTTATGACGGCACTACTATCAAGTGCAATTGGAAATGAAGATAAGATTGTGCAGTATATACGAGAAACGAAGCGTAAAGGTTTTCACGTTTTGCCGCCGTCTCTTCAAAGAAGTGGTTACAATTTCCAAATAGAAGGCAATGCGATACGTTACAGCTTACTTTCCATTCGAAATATCGGAATGGCTACAGTGACAGCACTACTCGAAGAACGAGAGAAAAAAATGTTTGAAGATTTATTTGAATTTTGTCTTCGCATGCCATCGAAGTTTGTAACAGAGCGAAATTTAGAGGCTTTCGTCTGGTCTGGATGTTTTGATGATTTTGGTGTTTCGAGAACAAATTTATGGAAAAGCCTTAAAGGAGCGTTAGAGTACGCAAATCTTGCACGTGATTTAGGAGATGCAGTTCCAAAATCAAAATATGTGCAAGGAGAAGAGCTCTCTTTTATTGAACAGTTAAATAAAGAAAAGGAAGCACTAGGTTTTTATTTATCAAGCTATCCGACAGCGCAGTATGAGAAGTTAGCGAAAGAATTAGAAATTCCATCTCTCGCTCAGGCGATGCGACATAAGAAAAAAGTACAAAGAGCTATCGTATATATAACAAGCGTGAGAGTGATTCGTACGAAAAAGTTGCAAAAGATGGCGTTTATTACATTTTGTGATCAAAATGATGAAATGGAAGCAGTTCTTTTCCCCGAAACGTATATACATTTCTCAGATAAGTTACAAGAAGGAGCAATTGTTTTAGTTAACGGCATGATTGAGCTTAGAAATCATAAGTTGCAATGGATTGTAAATGGACTATATCCGTTAGAAGAAATGAATGTGTATGAGGAAAAGAAAGATGCGTCTGTTTACGTGAAATTGCCGTCTCAATATGAGAAAAAGCTTTTAAATCAGGTTACTAAAATATTGTTTGACTATTCAGGTTTTGCGAAAGTACTAATTTATTATGAAAAGGAACATAAAATGGTACAATTATCTCGAAGTTTATCGATTCATCCAAGTGAAGAATGTTTAGGAGCACTTCGTGAAATTGTCGGGGAAGAAAATGTGGTTGTGAAAATATAA
- a CDS encoding YtrH family sporulation protein, translated as MKRKAEIKTYFLYFVHIYEEERGMTMDVREHTFFSLLIISYFIAFGVILGGSLIGGFGAFLIGKPTLTYINQFAQNLRIWALVAAIGGTFDTFYSFERSFFGGDMKDIVKQILLIFFATGGMQTGLIIIKWLTQEHV; from the coding sequence GTGAAGAGGAAAGCGGAAATCAAAACATACTTCTTATACTTTGTCCATATATATGAAGAAGAAAGGGGAATGACGATGGATGTAAGAGAACATACTTTTTTCTCTCTGCTTATTATTAGTTATTTTATTGCCTTTGGGGTTATACTTGGCGGTTCATTAATTGGTGGATTTGGTGCATTTCTTATCGGAAAACCAACTCTAACTTACATTAATCAATTCGCCCAAAATTTAAGGATTTGGGCACTCGTTGCAGCGATTGGCGGAACATTTGATACCTTTTATAGCTTTGAAAGAAGTTTCTTTGGCGGGGATATGAAAGATATCGTAAAACAAATTCTCCTTATTTTTTTCGCAACGGGTGGTATGCAAACCGGTCTTATTATTATTAAATGGCTAACGCAGGAACATGTATGA
- the ytrI gene encoding sporulation membrane protein YtrI translates to MRVPSANTAKRWYLVLAGAAVGGVLSWFIFLYIYGVFQEEQASKIAEQREIIEKQEAKLHVLLEDQEKLNTENKRLLTIQEIKIKLINREKYDLDNLTLENMTTSIHNDLQHLLTKNIQSIAKNKDLLKKVIENKTYKHYDRLYRFKVDTISFDTVLEISITIEKEK, encoded by the coding sequence ATGAGAGTACCAAGTGCCAATACAGCAAAAAGATGGTATTTAGTTTTAGCTGGCGCTGCTGTTGGAGGCGTGTTGAGCTGGTTTATTTTTTTGTACATATACGGTGTTTTTCAAGAAGAACAAGCTAGTAAAATAGCAGAACAAAGAGAAATTATAGAAAAACAAGAAGCAAAGCTCCACGTCCTTCTCGAAGATCAAGAAAAATTGAATACTGAAAATAAACGGCTCTTAACCATTCAAGAGATTAAAATAAAACTTATAAATCGAGAAAAATACGATTTAGACAATCTTACACTCGAAAATATGACTACATCTATCCATAATGACCTCCAGCATCTTTTAACGAAAAACATACAAAGTATCGCAAAAAATAAAGACCTACTCAAAAAGGTAATCGAAAACAAGACGTACAAACATTACGATCGGCTATACCGTTTTAAAGTCGATACAATATCTTTTGATACCGTGCTTGAAATTAGCATTACGATAGAGAAAGAAAAATAA
- a CDS encoding DHH family phosphoesterase — protein sequence MHEQILGAIKEFDTIIIHRHVRPDPDALGSQGGLSTILQESFPEKNIYTVGYNEPSLAYLRVMDDIEDSVYENALVIVCDTANQERVDDQRYTKGKMLIKIDHHPNEDPYGDITWVDTTASSTSEMIYEFYSYGKDKGLQITKEAARLILAGIVGDTGRFLFPNTTAKTLRYVSELVDMGVKFTDLYNEMYKTKEKIARLNGYILQNFTMVEEGAAYIKLTKEVLEEFDVLPSEASGVVGALGNIDGLKAWVLFLEEDDVIRVRLRSKGPVINKLAMQYNGGGHPMASGAKASSWEEADRLFSDLREICK from the coding sequence ATGCATGAGCAAATTTTAGGAGCAATTAAAGAGTTTGATACGATTATTATTCATCGTCACGTACGTCCAGATCCAGATGCACTAGGTTCACAGGGCGGTCTTAGTACAATTCTACAAGAATCGTTTCCAGAGAAAAATATTTATACGGTTGGGTACAATGAACCGTCACTAGCATACTTACGAGTAATGGATGATATTGAAGATAGTGTATATGAAAATGCACTTGTTATCGTTTGTGATACTGCGAATCAAGAACGTGTTGACGATCAACGCTATACAAAAGGGAAGATGTTAATCAAAATTGATCATCATCCAAATGAAGATCCATATGGAGATATTACGTGGGTAGATACGACAGCAAGTTCTACAAGTGAAATGATTTATGAGTTTTACAGTTATGGAAAAGATAAAGGATTACAGATAACAAAAGAAGCTGCTCGCCTTATCTTAGCAGGAATTGTTGGAGATACAGGACGTTTCTTATTCCCGAATACAACAGCAAAAACACTTCGTTACGTAAGTGAGCTTGTTGATATGGGTGTGAAATTCACAGATTTATACAATGAAATGTATAAGACGAAAGAAAAGATTGCTCGTTTAAACGGTTATATTTTACAGAATTTTACGATGGTAGAAGAAGGAGCAGCTTACATTAAATTAACGAAAGAAGTATTAGAAGAATTTGATGTACTTCCTTCTGAGGCATCCGGCGTTGTTGGAGCACTTGGTAATATTGATGGATTAAAGGCATGGGTTCTATTTTTAGAGGAAGACGATGTGATTCGTGTTCGCCTTCGTTCAAAAGGACCAGTTATAAATAAATTAGCAATGCAATATAACGGCGGAGGACATCCGATGGCTTCAGGTGCAAAAGCATCTTCTTGGGAAGAAGCGGATCGTCTATTTTCTGATTTACGTGAGATTTGTAAATAA
- a CDS encoding YtpI family protein, which produces MPVLVFCIIVSFMLYLFYKTKYFRTSRPMEKGWLSGKSAMALGSFVLFFGINQFFLELSTARIIVGVLFVLFGSASVFNGFRQYKHFLPLAVKEAETYEAT; this is translated from the coding sequence ATGCCAGTATTAGTCTTCTGTATTATCGTCTCATTTATGTTGTATCTCTTCTACAAAACAAAATACTTTCGTACAAGCCGCCCAATGGAGAAAGGTTGGCTCTCCGGAAAATCTGCAATGGCACTCGGTTCATTCGTCTTATTCTTCGGGATAAATCAATTCTTTTTAGAACTTTCAACCGCTCGTATTATCGTTGGTGTCTTATTTGTTCTATTTGGTAGTGCAAGTGTATTTAATGGATTTCGCCAATATAAACATTTCTTACCATTAGCAGTTAAAGAAGCCGAAACATATGAAGCAACGTAA
- a CDS encoding DUF3949 domain-containing protein, with amino-acid sequence MSSEVLFFGSIALFYFLVMIPIQYLYLQGLHEKKKKTGLSQRELYEKMSFGEEQLHLHVQGNPFNIPSAFVAYMILKVKGRKKASQC; translated from the coding sequence ATGTCATCAGAAGTGCTCTTTTTTGGTAGTATCGCACTATTTTACTTCCTTGTGATGATACCGATTCAATATTTATACTTACAAGGTTTACATGAAAAAAAGAAAAAAACAGGATTATCTCAGCGAGAACTATACGAAAAAATGTCTTTTGGGGAAGAACAATTACATCTTCATGTGCAAGGCAACCCATTTAATATACCATCTGCGTTTGTCGCATATATGATTTTGAAAGTTAAGGGACGTAAAAAAGCATCACAATGTTGA
- a CDS encoding phosphotransferase enzyme family protein, producing MDFHIKEQLCKQYNLNSLMKVSLLHGGENQTYIFESEKNKFVVRQYRGGRYTAEQIEAEIHWLIAIQKQMLVPEVVVNKSGGWVTSVKKDVGSIQYFVVFRFISGSEILEPKDKDYEKLGSLMRMFHEKTNGVLKRMPQTWRGYERPIYSEKKTIHEPLQRLLHTSFLSYAEKNKCLRIAERIQELTNSTQLGEKQFVHGDMHFGNVLVDEEDWYLLDFDECGFGYKEFDIGVPRLHLIASGQLEEVWGNFMMGYGENISEAAIRLGTASRIFYMAGKIPLRLDIEPIKKNPGSFIRRYIQYAEEELCGETIV from the coding sequence ATGGATTTTCACATTAAAGAGCAGTTATGTAAGCAATATAATTTAAATAGTCTTATGAAAGTTTCATTATTGCATGGAGGAGAAAATCAGACATATATATTCGAATCGGAAAAAAATAAATTTGTAGTTAGGCAGTATAGAGGAGGACGTTATACAGCCGAGCAAATAGAGGCTGAAATACACTGGTTAATAGCGATACAAAAACAAATGTTAGTGCCAGAAGTAGTTGTAAATAAAAGTGGTGGTTGGGTCACATCTGTTAAGAAAGATGTGGGAAGTATCCAGTATTTTGTTGTCTTTAGGTTTATAAGCGGAAGTGAAATTTTAGAACCAAAGGATAAAGATTATGAAAAGCTTGGATCATTAATGCGAATGTTTCATGAAAAAACAAATGGAGTGCTCAAAAGAATGCCGCAAACTTGGAGAGGTTATGAAAGGCCTATATATAGCGAGAAAAAGACAATTCACGAGCCTTTACAACGTTTATTACATACTTCGTTTTTATCTTATGCGGAAAAAAATAAATGCTTGAGAATTGCAGAAAGAATACAAGAACTTACAAATTCAACTCAACTAGGAGAAAAACAATTTGTTCATGGCGATATGCATTTTGGCAATGTTCTTGTAGATGAAGAGGATTGGTATTTACTCGATTTTGATGAGTGTGGATTTGGGTATAAAGAGTTTGATATTGGTGTTCCAAGATTGCATTTAATTGCTTCGGGACAGTTAGAAGAAGTGTGGGGGAACTTCATGATGGGATATGGGGAAAATATTTCGGAAGCAGCCATTCGACTTGGGACCGCTTCAAGAATCTTTTATATGGCCGGAAAAATACCATTAAGACTTGATATTGAACCGATTAAAAAGAATCCCGGAAGTTTTATTCGGCGATATATTCAGTATGCTGAAGAAGAATTGTGTGGTGAGACAATTGTATAA